One stretch of Periplaneta americana isolate PAMFEO1 chromosome 1, P.americana_PAMFEO1_priV1, whole genome shotgun sequence DNA includes these proteins:
- the LOC138700191 gene encoding uncharacterized protein, with product MDEGTKTSDYYLQTEVIQEDATSAQTSVSSPVEDVPKATEKVMTSRERFLERIRRIRVNSEDLRRARERGMMERLKMTGHYPYYPHQKRMTHLDRRPKEEGKVIVYILKWWRFQLLTSSIAGSKEEIYGVEPFSQLVQTAC from the exons ATGGACGAAGGAACAAAGACGAGCGACTACTACTTACAGACTGAAGTCATCCAGGAGGACGCAACATCCGCACAGACGAGCGTATCCAGCCCTGTTGAAG ATGTACCCAAAGCGACAGAGAAGGTGATGACGTCGAGAGAACGCTTCCTGGAAAGAATAAGACGTATCAGAGTTAACAgtgaag atttacgcagagcgagagagagaggtaTGATGGAAAGACTCAAAATGACAGGTCACTACCCGTACTACCCGCACCAGAAAAGAATGACACACTTAGACAGACGTCCCAAAGAAGAAGGTAAAGTAATTGTTTATATCCTGAAGTGGTGGCGCTTCCAGCTGCTCACAAGTTCGATTGCTGGTAGCAAAGAGGAGATTTATGGAGTAGAGCCATTCAGCCAGTTAGTCCAAACCGCTTGTtaa